One segment of Methylocella silvestris BL2 DNA contains the following:
- a CDS encoding anhydro-N-acetylmuramic acid kinase, with protein sequence MTVTAIGLMSGTSMDGVDVALIETDGEGQIRLGGVSAFPYAEADRALLRRALADAATLGDQRARPGSLVEAEAMITDRHVAAVKRFLEIQHLEPADITVIGFHGQTVLHRPQSGLTVQIGDGPALAQTLGIDVVHDFRAADVAQGGQGAPLVPVFHSALAAAAGFEKPVVVINIGGVSNITFCAPGNTPIACDAGPGNALIDDLMLSRTGEAMDRNGAAAAEGDIDEKILEELLDHPFFALPAPKSLDRNAFSAAPVADLSTNDAAATLTAFTAAAIARAIALMPQRPELAVVCGGGARNATLMRELARRLPCKVATAETLGWSIDAMEAQAFAYMAVRSLKNLAITFPTTTGVAAPLAGGEIARAATGH encoded by the coding sequence ATGACTGTCACAGCCATCGGCCTGATGAGCGGCACGTCGATGGACGGCGTCGACGTCGCCCTGATCGAGACGGATGGGGAAGGCCAGATTCGCCTCGGCGGCGTGAGCGCGTTTCCCTATGCGGAGGCGGACCGCGCCTTATTGCGGCGCGCGCTCGCCGACGCCGCAACGCTCGGCGACCAGCGGGCGCGTCCGGGCTCGCTTGTCGAGGCCGAGGCAATGATTACCGACCGGCACGTCGCTGCGGTCAAGCGCTTCCTCGAAATCCAGCATCTCGAGCCGGCGGACATAACGGTCATCGGCTTCCACGGGCAAACCGTTCTGCACCGGCCGCAAAGCGGGCTCACTGTCCAGATCGGCGACGGCCCCGCGCTTGCGCAGACCCTTGGAATCGACGTGGTGCATGATTTCCGCGCTGCCGATGTGGCGCAGGGGGGGCAGGGCGCGCCGCTCGTGCCGGTGTTCCATAGCGCCCTCGCCGCCGCCGCCGGCTTCGAAAAGCCGGTTGTCGTCATCAATATCGGCGGCGTTTCCAACATTACCTTCTGCGCGCCCGGAAACACGCCGATCGCCTGCGACGCCGGCCCCGGCAACGCCCTTATCGACGATCTCATGCTGTCGCGCACCGGCGAGGCGATGGACCGCAACGGCGCCGCGGCGGCCGAAGGCGACATCGACGAAAAAATCCTGGAAGAGCTGCTGGATCATCCGTTCTTCGCGCTGCCGGCGCCAAAATCGCTCGACCGCAACGCCTTCTCGGCAGCCCCGGTCGCTGACCTTTCCACCAACGACGCGGCGGCGACCTTGACCGCCTTCACAGCGGCGGCCATCGCCCGCGCGATCGCGCTCATGCCGCAGCGGCCGGAACTCGCCGTCGTCTGCGGCGGCGGCGCGCGAAATGCGACGCTGATGCGCGAACTGGCGCGCCGTCTGCCGTGCAAGGTCGCGACGGCCGAGACGCTCGGCTGGTCGATCGACGCCATGGAAGCGCAGGCCTTCGCCTATATGGCGGTGCGGAGCCTGAAAAATCTCGCAATCACCTTTCCGACCACCACCGGCGTCGCCGCGCCGCTCGCCGGCGGCGAGATCGCGCGCGCCGCGACGGGTCACTAA
- a CDS encoding PEP/pyruvate-binding domain-containing protein: MIQQSFEPIFIGAAGTGDEAAAKDFGARELGSKAAMLWRMNALGFAVPPAFVLPTALCAPANAGEAPALRAIDEGLRAGVAFLEQATGRHFGDARRPLLVSVRSGAERSMPGMLETVLDVGLNAATLRGLIRLTGNPRLAFDSRRRFIESYCEVVGGVDPSALAQRLAAMMGEEDALNEAELDCEALERLVKDFEAIAARECEAPLPDDPFEQLAGAARAVYRSWDSPKAREYRRLNALEGLQGTAVTVQAMVFGNAGGQSGAGVAFSRNPSTGAKELYVDFLLDAQGEDVVSGRRTPGDAALLAARLPQVAQELGLAAARLEAEFKDVQDIEFTVEEGKLFFLQTRAAKRAPLAAVRIAADLKREGVIDAAAALQRIEGIDLAALGEQRFVGSAEAVAHATAAAQGVASGRAAFDSESAKELAAAGDPVILVRPDVATDDIAGFAAAAGVLTATGGRTAHAAVVARQMGKVCLVGCAALRVDPALHEARLGEHVVRQGDFLSLDGSSGEIFLGRREIVIERPDAELAEIASWREARKAS, translated from the coding sequence ATGATCCAGCAAAGTTTTGAGCCAATCTTCATCGGCGCCGCCGGGACGGGGGACGAGGCCGCCGCCAAAGATTTCGGCGCAAGAGAGCTGGGCTCGAAGGCCGCGATGCTCTGGCGCATGAATGCGCTTGGCTTCGCGGTCCCCCCCGCCTTCGTCCTGCCGACGGCCCTGTGCGCGCCGGCCAACGCCGGCGAGGCGCCCGCGCTGCGGGCCATTGACGAAGGGCTGCGCGCGGGCGTCGCCTTTCTCGAACAGGCGACGGGACGACACTTTGGCGACGCCCGCCGGCCCCTGCTCGTCTCGGTGCGCTCCGGGGCCGAACGCTCGATGCCGGGAATGCTCGAAACCGTCCTTGACGTCGGCCTCAACGCTGCGACGCTGCGCGGCCTGATCCGCCTCACCGGCAACCCGCGGCTCGCCTTCGACAGCCGCCGCCGCTTCATCGAAAGTTATTGCGAGGTCGTCGGCGGCGTCGATCCGTCCGCCCTGGCGCAGCGCCTCGCGGCCATGATGGGCGAAGAGGACGCTTTGAACGAAGCTGAGCTCGATTGCGAGGCGCTGGAGCGGCTCGTCAAGGATTTCGAGGCGATCGCCGCGCGCGAATGCGAGGCGCCTCTGCCCGACGATCCGTTCGAGCAATTGGCCGGCGCCGCCCGCGCCGTCTATCGCTCCTGGGACAGCCCCAAGGCGCGGGAATATCGCCGGCTCAACGCGCTGGAAGGACTGCAAGGGACGGCCGTGACCGTTCAGGCCATGGTCTTTGGCAACGCTGGCGGACAATCGGGCGCGGGCGTCGCTTTCTCGCGCAATCCCTCGACCGGGGCGAAAGAGCTTTACGTCGACTTCCTTCTCGACGCGCAGGGCGAGGACGTTGTGTCAGGGCGGCGCACGCCGGGCGACGCCGCGCTTCTGGCGGCGCGTCTGCCGCAGGTCGCGCAGGAGCTTGGCCTCGCGGCGGCGCGGCTGGAGGCCGAGTTCAAGGACGTTCAGGATATCGAATTCACCGTGGAGGAAGGAAAGCTCTTTTTCCTGCAAACCCGTGCGGCGAAACGCGCGCCGCTGGCGGCCGTGCGCATCGCCGCCGATCTGAAGCGCGAGGGCGTCATCGACGCGGCGGCCGCGCTGCAGCGCATCGAGGGGATTGATCTTGCAGCCCTCGGCGAGCAGCGCTTTGTCGGCTCTGCCGAAGCGGTCGCGCATGCGACTGCGGCCGCGCAGGGCGTCGCCAGCGGGCGCGCCGCCTTCGACAGCGAAAGCGCCAAGGAGCTGGCGGCCGCGGGCGATCCCGTCATTCTCGTGCGGCCGGACGTTGCGACTGACGATATAGCGGGCTTTGCCGCCGCCGCCGGCGTTCTCACGGCGACGGGCGGGCGAACCGCCCACGCCGCAGTGGTGGCGCGGCAAATGGGCAAGGTGTGTCTCGTCGGCTGCGCAGCGCTGCGCGTCGACCCGGCGCTGCACGAGGCGCGGCTCGGGGAGCACGTCGTCCGCCAAGGCGATTTCCTCTCGCTCGACGGATCGAGCGGCGAGATTTTCCTTGGGCGGCGGGAAATCGTGATCGAGCGCCCGGACGCCGAGCTCGCCGAAATCGCCTCCTGGCGCGAAGCGCGAAAGGCGAGCTGA
- the tyrS gene encoding tyrosine--tRNA ligase — translation MSEDFRPRSDFLQTLLLRGYVHQCSDLEGIDAKAQSGELVAYIGFDCTAPSLHVGSLVQIMMLRWLQKTGGKPIALMGGGTTQVGDPSGKDESRKILSLETIEANKAGIASVFSKFIAFGDGKTQALMVDNAEWLTALKYVDFLRDVGRHFSVNRMMAMDSVKLRLERDQELSFLEFNYMCLQAYDFVELNRRYGCVLQMGGSDQWGNIVTGLDLGRRLGAPQLYALTSPLLTTASGAKMGKTAQGAVWLNEDMLPVFDYWQFWRNCEDRDVGRFLKLFTELPLDETVRLESLGGAEINEAKKILATEATSMAHGREAALLAEEAARQTFEEGALAESLPSIDIDAAEIEAGLGVLAAFVKAGLVASTSEARRQIKGGGLRVNDAPVADERAALQQGDVASGVIKLSLGRKRHVLLKLV, via the coding sequence ATGTCCGAAGATTTTCGCCCCCGCTCCGATTTCCTGCAGACGCTGCTCCTGCGCGGCTATGTGCATCAATGCTCCGACCTCGAGGGCATCGACGCCAAGGCGCAGTCGGGCGAACTTGTCGCTTATATCGGCTTCGACTGCACGGCGCCGTCGCTGCATGTCGGCTCGCTCGTGCAGATCATGATGCTGCGCTGGCTGCAAAAAACCGGCGGCAAGCCGATTGCGCTCATGGGCGGCGGCACGACGCAGGTCGGCGACCCCTCCGGCAAGGACGAAAGCCGCAAGATCCTCTCGCTTGAGACGATTGAGGCCAACAAGGCTGGCATCGCCAGCGTCTTTTCCAAATTCATCGCCTTCGGCGACGGAAAGACGCAAGCGCTTATGGTCGACAATGCGGAATGGCTGACGGCGCTGAAATATGTCGACTTCCTGCGCGACGTCGGACGGCACTTCTCGGTCAATCGCATGATGGCGATGGACTCTGTCAAGCTGCGGCTCGAACGCGACCAGGAGCTGTCCTTCCTCGAATTCAACTATATGTGCCTGCAGGCCTATGATTTCGTCGAGCTCAACCGCCGTTATGGCTGTGTGCTGCAGATGGGCGGCTCCGATCAATGGGGCAATATCGTCACCGGCCTCGATCTTGGACGCAGGTTAGGCGCCCCGCAGCTCTATGCGCTGACCTCGCCGCTGCTGACCACGGCGTCCGGCGCCAAAATGGGCAAGACGGCGCAAGGGGCGGTCTGGCTCAACGAGGACATGCTGCCGGTATTCGACTATTGGCAGTTCTGGCGGAATTGCGAGGATCGCGACGTCGGGCGCTTTTTAAAGCTGTTCACAGAATTGCCGCTCGACGAAACCGTCCGGCTCGAATCCCTGGGTGGCGCCGAGATCAACGAAGCCAAGAAAATTCTCGCGACGGAAGCCACCAGCATGGCGCATGGGCGCGAGGCCGCGCTGCTCGCCGAAGAGGCCGCGCGCCAAACCTTCGAGGAAGGCGCGCTCGCCGAAAGCCTGCCTTCGATCGACATCGACGCCGCGGAGATCGAGGCGGGGCTTGGCGTTCTCGCCGCCTTCGTCAAGGCCGGGCTGGTGGCTTCGACCAGCGAGGCGCGCCGCCAGATCAAAGGCGGCGGATTGCGGGTGAATGACGCGCCCGTCGCGGACGAGCGGGCTGCGCTTCAACAAGGCGACGTCGCCAGCGGCGTCATTAAACTTTCGCTCGGCCGCAAACGGCATGTGCTGCTGAAGCTTGTCTGA